A genome region from Cervus canadensis isolate Bull #8, Minnesota chromosome 10, ASM1932006v1, whole genome shotgun sequence includes the following:
- the LOC122448486 gene encoding agouti-signaling protein has protein sequence MDVSRLLLATLLACLCFLTAYSHLAPEEKPRDERNLKNNSSMNLLDFPSVSIVALNKKSKKISRNEAEKKKRPSKRKAPMKNVARPRPPPPTPCVATRDSCKPPAPACCDPCAFCQCRFFRSVCSCRVLNPTC, from the exons ATGGACGTCAGCCGCCTCCTCCTGGCTACCTTGCTGGCCTGCCTGTGCTTCCTCACTGCCTACAGCCACCTGGCACCTGAggaaaagcccagagatgaaaGGAACCTGAAGAACAACTCTTCCATGAACCTGTTGGATTTCCCTTCTGTCTCTATTGTGG cACTGAACAAGAAATCCAAAAAGATCAGCAGAAATGAAgcggaaaagaagaaaagacctTCCAAG AGAAAAGCTCCGATGAAGAACGTGGCACGGCCCCGGCCCCCGCCGCCTACCCCCTGCGTGGCCACCCGCGACAGCTGCAAGCCTCCAGCGCCCGCCTGCTGCGACCCGTGCGCCTTCTGCCAGTGCCGCTTCTTCCGCAGCGTCTGCTCCTGCCGCGTGCTCAACCCCACCTGCTGA
- the AHCY gene encoding adenosylhomocysteinase isoform X1, producing the protein MSDKLPYKVADITLAAWGRKALDLAENEMPGLMHMREMYSASKPLKGARIAGCLHMTVETAVLIETLVALGAEVRWSSCNIFSTQDHAAAAIAKAGIPVYAWKGETDEEYLWCIEQTLHFKDGPLNMILDDGGDLTNLIHTKYPQLLSGIRGISEETTTGVHNLYKMMANGILKVPAINVNDSVTKSKFDNLYGCRESLIDGIKRATDVMIAGKVAVVAGYGDVGKGCAQALRGFGARVIITEIDPINALQAAMEGYEVTTMDEACQEGNIFVTTTGCIDIIVGQHFEQMKDDAIVCNIGHFDVEIDVKWLNENAVEKVNIKPQVDRYLLKNGRRIILLAEGRLVNLGCAMGHPSFVMSNSFTNQVLAQIELWTHPDKYPVGVHFLPKKLDEAVAEAHLGKLNVKLTKLTEKQAQYLGMPREGPFKPDHYRY; encoded by the exons CTGACATCACCCTGGCCGCTTGGGGACGCAAGGCCCTGGACCTGGCAGAGAACGAGATGCCGGGCCTGATGCACATGCGGGAAATGTACTCGGCCTCCAAGCCTCTGAAGGGCGCCCGCATTGCCGGCTGCCTGCACATGACCGTGGAGACTGCCGTTCTCATTGAGACCCTCGTTGCCCTGGGTGCTGAG GTGCGGTGGTCCAGCTGCAatatcttctccacccaggaccATGCAGCAGCTGCCATTGCCAAGGCTGGCATTCCAG TGTACGCCTGGAAGGGCGAAACGGACGAGGAGTACCTGTGGTGCATTGAGCAGACGCTGCACTTCAAGGACGGGCCCCTCAACATGATTCTGGACGACGGTGGTGATCTCACCAACCTCATCCACACCAAGTACCCGCAGCTCCTGTCAG GCATCCGAGGCATCTCTGAAGAGACCACAACGGGGGTCCACAACCTGTACAAGATGATGGCCAACGGGATCCTGAAGGTGCCGGCCATCAATGTCAACGACTCTGTCACCAAG AGCAAGTTTGACAACCTCTATGGCTGCCGGGAGTCCCTCATAGATGGCATCAAGCGGGCCACAGACGTCATGATTGCGGGCAAGGTGGCAGTGGTCGCGGGCTATGGCGACGTGGGCAAGGGCTGTGCCCAGGCCCTGAGGGGATTCGGGGCCCGCGTCATCATCACGGAGATTGACCCCATCAACGCACTTCAAGCTGCCATGGAGG GCTATGAGGTGACCACCATGGATGAGGCCTGTCAGGAGGGCAACATCTTTGTCACCACCACGGGCTGTATCGACATCATCGTTGGCCA GCACTTTGAACAGATGAAAGATGATGCCATTGTGTGTAACATTGGGCACTTTGACGTGGAGATCGATGTCAAGTGGCTGAACGAGAACGCTGTGGAGAAGGTGAACATCAAGCCCCAG GTGGACCGCTACTTGTTGAAGAACGGGCGCCGCATCATCCTGCTGGCCGAGGGCCGGCTGGTCAACCTGGGCTGTGCCATGGGCCACCCTAGCTTTGTGATGAGCAACTCCTTCACCAACCAGGTGCTGGCGCAGATCGAGCTCTGGACCCACCCAGACAAGTACCCTGTTGGGGTCCACTTCCTGCCCAAGAAG CTGGATGAAGCCGTGGCTGAAGCCCATCTGGGCAAGCTGAATGTGAAGCTGACCAAGCTGACTGAGAAGCAGGCCCAGTACCTGGGCATGCCCCGCGAAGGCCCGTTCAAGCCTGATCACTACCGCTACTGA
- the AHCY gene encoding adenosylhomocysteinase isoform X2, translating to MPGLMHMREMYSASKPLKGARIAGCLHMTVETAVLIETLVALGAEVRWSSCNIFSTQDHAAAAIAKAGIPVYAWKGETDEEYLWCIEQTLHFKDGPLNMILDDGGDLTNLIHTKYPQLLSGIRGISEETTTGVHNLYKMMANGILKVPAINVNDSVTKSKFDNLYGCRESLIDGIKRATDVMIAGKVAVVAGYGDVGKGCAQALRGFGARVIITEIDPINALQAAMEGYEVTTMDEACQEGNIFVTTTGCIDIIVGQHFEQMKDDAIVCNIGHFDVEIDVKWLNENAVEKVNIKPQVDRYLLKNGRRIILLAEGRLVNLGCAMGHPSFVMSNSFTNQVLAQIELWTHPDKYPVGVHFLPKKLDEAVAEAHLGKLNVKLTKLTEKQAQYLGMPREGPFKPDHYRY from the exons ATGCCGGGCCTGATGCACATGCGGGAAATGTACTCGGCCTCCAAGCCTCTGAAGGGCGCCCGCATTGCCGGCTGCCTGCACATGACCGTGGAGACTGCCGTTCTCATTGAGACCCTCGTTGCCCTGGGTGCTGAG GTGCGGTGGTCCAGCTGCAatatcttctccacccaggaccATGCAGCAGCTGCCATTGCCAAGGCTGGCATTCCAG TGTACGCCTGGAAGGGCGAAACGGACGAGGAGTACCTGTGGTGCATTGAGCAGACGCTGCACTTCAAGGACGGGCCCCTCAACATGATTCTGGACGACGGTGGTGATCTCACCAACCTCATCCACACCAAGTACCCGCAGCTCCTGTCAG GCATCCGAGGCATCTCTGAAGAGACCACAACGGGGGTCCACAACCTGTACAAGATGATGGCCAACGGGATCCTGAAGGTGCCGGCCATCAATGTCAACGACTCTGTCACCAAG AGCAAGTTTGACAACCTCTATGGCTGCCGGGAGTCCCTCATAGATGGCATCAAGCGGGCCACAGACGTCATGATTGCGGGCAAGGTGGCAGTGGTCGCGGGCTATGGCGACGTGGGCAAGGGCTGTGCCCAGGCCCTGAGGGGATTCGGGGCCCGCGTCATCATCACGGAGATTGACCCCATCAACGCACTTCAAGCTGCCATGGAGG GCTATGAGGTGACCACCATGGATGAGGCCTGTCAGGAGGGCAACATCTTTGTCACCACCACGGGCTGTATCGACATCATCGTTGGCCA GCACTTTGAACAGATGAAAGATGATGCCATTGTGTGTAACATTGGGCACTTTGACGTGGAGATCGATGTCAAGTGGCTGAACGAGAACGCTGTGGAGAAGGTGAACATCAAGCCCCAG GTGGACCGCTACTTGTTGAAGAACGGGCGCCGCATCATCCTGCTGGCCGAGGGCCGGCTGGTCAACCTGGGCTGTGCCATGGGCCACCCTAGCTTTGTGATGAGCAACTCCTTCACCAACCAGGTGCTGGCGCAGATCGAGCTCTGGACCCACCCAGACAAGTACCCTGTTGGGGTCCACTTCCTGCCCAAGAAG CTGGATGAAGCCGTGGCTGAAGCCCATCTGGGCAAGCTGAATGTGAAGCTGACCAAGCTGACTGAGAAGCAGGCCCAGTACCTGGGCATGCCCCGCGAAGGCCCGTTCAAGCCTGATCACTACCGCTACTGA